The following nucleotide sequence is from Pungitius pungitius chromosome 6, fPunPun2.1, whole genome shotgun sequence.
AGCTATACAGTAATCAAGCCTTGACCAACCGTCCTGTATTTCCATCATCTTGTGAGCCCAGACGTACTCTATGATCCACAGAGGTGACTTGGGGAAGTTCTGTAAACATGTGTTGTTGGCGGGCCGCAGGGGCCTCCCGTCCATCAGGAGCTCACCGATACTTGGACGCTCAGCTGCGTCGGGTTGATGATGGAGGACCCGGATGAGCCTTCTCACTTCCATTCATGAACGAGCTGCGGTCCCCACAAAGATGGGCATGTACCGGCATATTGCGGCTGCGAATGGTTGAGCATCTTCCTATTGTCCAAAGCGTTTTATTACAAATTACATCCGGGTTAGACGTGCTGGCAGCCAAAATAAAGTTTTGTGAAGGAACTTCCCTATATGAAACACACGCATATACGACATgttgacttttattgtgaaatctgTTAACCCGGAACTAGCCAAATGGAGCTTGAACGTCTCTTTTTCCCGGCTGTCACCTTCAGTCCTGAGTATGTGGTCCTTTTTGTGTTACCGCGGAATCCTTCTGCgttttttaaatgggaaacTACAATGTTTAGCTAGAGGCATGCGGAATTGTGTGTGTAGCTTAACTGCGTTAACGTGCTAACAAGTTAGCCAAGTGGTTGGCGAATGCTATTGAATGGGAGTTGTTTAGGAACACCAGCGTACCCCGTCGGCGGTGTTAGCTGAGCAAAAGAATACATGAATCCAGTCTAAAACTCGCCCTGAACTAACCGCTCAAATATTTGTGTCAACCAATAAAAGTATCTGATCAAAATTACTTACGTCCATATTGACACCACTTCAATTATGTTTTCGACGCTTCCGAACTGAAGCAGTATTGTTTGTCTAAGCAGTGAGTGGGGTGCTCACATGGTGGTGTGGGGTCTTGGGACAGTTTGAACCAAATAACCTTCTTATTTCTGCCTCCTCCTACAGCAGCGTGTGACCCTCGCCCTTCTACGTGACACATTGTCCCCGCTGCAGCTCCGCCATGAACCAAACATCCTGTGTGTTCCTGCTCCAGTTCTCCAGGGGGGGGCTCGCAGCCGCTGGCCGCCGTGCCGGGGCCTCCGCCCGTGTCCCGCCTGCCCCCCGCGGTCACTCTTACTCCAGCAGCGTCAAGGTGCGCCCCTATCTCCGGTACATAAAACGCAAGATCCTCCCCCATCCCAGTCCTCCGTACAGCCACGTGTGCCAGGTGGGGGACCCGGTGCTGCGCGTGCACGCGGCTCCCGTGGACCCCGCGGCCGTCTCCAGCCCGGAGGTCCAAAAGGTCATCAACACTATGGTGAGAGTGATGCGGCAGCTTGAGTGTGTGGGACTCAGTGCGCCTCAGATCGGGGTGCCGCTCCGCATCCTCGGCCTGGAATACCCCGAGAGGATGCTGAGGGAGAGTCTGCCCGCCTCCAGGGACCTCCTCGGCCTCTCGGTCCAGCCGCTCAGGATCTTTGTCAACCCCCAGCTGACGGTCCTCGACAGAAGGACGGCGCTCTTCCAGGAAGCCTGCGAGAGCATCTCGGGCTTCTCCGCTGCAGTTCCCCGCTACCTGTCGGTGGGAGTGTCGGGTAAGTTTACAGCTCAATCCAACAAGGGGTTATCTGATCTAAGATTTGGTTTAGAAAGTCCAGGTTTAAGATCACAGTCAAAATGAATCCCCGTCTAGTATATCCAAGCTATAAACGTTAAActtgtggaataaaaaaagaacctgTTGTGATTCACAACTGTGACACTACGCCACATGTTTCCATGGAAATTCATTTCCCTGCTGACACATGGTCACTCCATGCCTCGCCCCGCAGGTCTGAACGAGAAGGGGGAAGCAGTCACGTGGCGGGCCAGCGGCTGGCCGGCTCGGATCCTCCAGCACGAGATGGACCACCTGGACGGCGTCCTCTATGTAGACCGCATGGACAGCAAGACCTTCATCAACATCAGCTGGCAGGAACACAATGAATAGTGGACCCTCAGGAATGTAGGAGCTGATGACCTCATATCACCTGCCTCATGTTTCAGGTGAAAGACTGCAGGCGCAGAAAGGGACGCACTTGGGTTTGCGATTGGACCGACTTTGACTTGAAATGCTTCACAACAACAGGGCTGATTGAATCCTTAATCTGAATTTTAAAGATCTGTCTGGAGGCGATGGACGATGAAAGCGTGTGCAACGAGATGAGTGATAGAAGTTGCATTATGTAGACACAAGCAAATAAAAAGGAGGATGAAAGGTCCAGTAGTGTGATCATTTTCGCTCTTTTTACATGTCCAGAACCAATATTTGGTTATTAAAATCGGTTTTGTATTACTTCGTATTTCCAAAACACTTTGGCCAAGAAATATCctaaatacacatttacatatttattttaaattcaatgtTTAGTCAAAGTTGGCCTAAATTTTACCTTTTTGACCTCCATTTCAAATAACCTGTCTAAAAAGTGTCTTTATGTTAGCATCAGCTGGGGAGGTTTCCTGGTGAGATCTGAATGAATGGGTTAACCTTTTTTACTTGTAGTGTTTAGTACTAAACAGCTTTTCTCTGAATAGTTTTTTCCCCTAACTCCAGTAGAACAAATGTTGCAGTCGTTTGTCTTGATATTCTTTTAATAAACACAGGTTTTTAATATGTAACAAAGCCTGATGCATACATTATTACTGAAAAGATGGCAATAATGGATTTCACATTCAAAAATACCATTTCAGAAACTGTGCAAAACAGAAAATCATTTATGTAAAAGTAATAACGGGTGAGGTTAGGCTTCCCCTATTCATCTGGGTGGTCTCCCTTTTAGCAATCAGAGCTTGATAAGTGTTCCTTATGGTTATACATAATatacatttaatgtttttttcctcagtTGTACATTCTTTGACAGCGAAGTGACCCTAAGAAACCATCCTTTACTCCAGTTGGTGTGCAGGCAAGTCATTGAGATGAAAACCAACGTTCTTGTGCTTCACACTGATATATAAAAAGGAACCTAGGAGCAGAAACTTAAAGCCTCAACAGTAcacaatatttttaaaatactgaTAATAGTAAATATGGCCACATGTAGAAGAAGTGAATGACGAATGAAATAGAAAAGAGCACACTCAATACTGCCTTTCAGCACTGGACAAAGCAACAATAGAACGATTCATTGTACTTAGTTTAGAAAATACTGGAGTTTCCAGTAAGCAGATTTTAAGGCACTGTGACTTTGCTTGCCGAACGCAGCACAAGTCACACGGGAGACGACTGGTCAAACGTTTGGCCGCAGGAGCACACCACGGGACTCCTGTACCAACAGTTGCTGCAGTACTCGTTCCCACAGTAGCGGCACAGGACCAGCGGCTTCCGGGAGCACTCCCTCCCGCAGGAGCACACTCCCAGCGGCTTGATGTCGTGGTGCATCTGGCAGAAGTCGATCTGTCGGCACGACCCGGCGTGGAAGACGCCGCAGCTGATGCACAGGGCCAGGGGGTCCGGGTGGGCGCGGTCGCAGCACTCGTGGTAGGCGAACGGGTGGCGGGGCGGCATCATGGCTTTGGGGTCACTGCACAGGGCCAAGGAGGACATCGCCACGCTGCCGCCGGAGAGCGGCGGCGACGCACCCGCGGCGCTCAGCCCGAGGCTCCCGCCCTGCGGCGACAGCGGCCCGAATTCTCTCGCCTCCTCGCCGTCTGGTTTGTCCACGTAGCAAGGCTGGAAGGAGGCGCCGTTAACGTCGTGTGTGGCGTTGCAGTCGACGCAGCGTCCAAGACAAGGGGGAGGAGTCTGGTCAAAGACGCTGCAGGCCTCCATCCTGCAGAAGCCCATCGCCCCGACCTGCAGGCTGCGGGCCTGAGAGTCCGCCTTGTCGAACCTGGACTCTCCACGCGGGCGCCTGCCCTGCCTGGCGCCAGCCGGGGGGTCCCTGGTGGGCTCGGGCTCCGCCGGCTCTGCCTTGGTCAGCTGGCAGTCCAGTTTAGAGACGCAGATGTGCTCTCTGGGGGACGCGGAGGACAGGGACTTCACTCCGTTGCTGTGGGCTTTGGCTGCGGGGGCCGACGCGCTGCTTTGAGCCGCCCAGGTCAATGAGTGTGGGCTCTCGTCGTCATGGAGAACCACCTCCCGCTGACCCCCTTTGATGTGCTCGTCCGTGTACAGATCCACCTCCGCTTCTCCGTCATAAGGCTGCATCAGTGGCTGGTTGGAGGCCAGGCTCTTCTTGGTGTTGTCCAGGGCGGCCTGTTGAGATGAATGGAATGTATTCAAATTCTAAATAATAACTGAAATATTTTGGGGGATTTACTTTGTTCAGTCCAACACCACGTATCGGGCTTAGAGAGGTTTGCGTATTACCTGCAGGCTGTATCCTCTCTGCCGCTCCCTCACCACACTCAGCTCCCACTGGGCCTCGCCCACATGCTTCCCCAGCGCCGTCCGGAGGAGGCAGCACTCACAGCGGGCCAAGAAGAAGGCACACGACAAGCAGAGGAGGTCATACGGAGAGGCGGGACCGACGGCGGGCGCCTGGAGACGAAGCTGCTCGTTCCGAGACGAGCTGGGCTGGTATCCCAGTAGGCCGAACAGTTTCTCAACCTGTGGCATCGACAGCACCGGCTTGATGAAGTGGGTAAACATACCGGAGTACATCTGGGACACAGGAGACAAGAAAATAGGATTTTGTTTACCAGTGATGtcatgaaaaaggaaagaaatgcacccgttaatgttaataataaaaaaatgagccAACCTTGACTACTTTGTACTCATCCCTCCAGGGACCGAGGTACAGGTTCAGggccgcctgctccagcacctcaAAGGCTTTATCCAAGCCCTGCAAACCTCCTCCGGTTCGGGCTCGCCCGGCGCCGGCAGCCCCACCCGCTGCTGCAAGAGACTCCGCCATCACCCTCAGAGGATCCAGACCCAGGCAGTGTGCCTCCTGGGCATTGCCGTCCTTCAGCAGGTCCTCGGCCTGTATCCACACCTCCTCGTCTCTACACACCAGGTTGGAGCCTCGTCCCACAATCTGCTGCTCCAAACTGTGACTGTAGGCCGCCACTAGATCTCCGGCTCTCTGCCTGGAGACGTTCATCTTTCATTCAGCTGAGAGGGAGACACATAGGAAACGGGTATGACCAATGAAACCATGGCAACCGGATGATTGTCAGGGGACCTCCACCTGGAAAGAATCATTTGTATCCTACTTGTCAGCTATACACTCtttctaaataaatacacatattggTTCCATCGGTTAGTAAGTTTACTAACTTCGGGAACATTGAGTATATGGCAAGACAAAAAAGAAGCTGCAATTTTGCCATGACTTGCAGTATATTATTGCAATTTGGTGTCGTGGGAAATGTCTTATGGGGCAACAATAACTGAGGGGCACCGTAAAAGTGAATGTTAAATATTACACCCTTAGCAACATGAAATACAAGCAACGTTAGCTTAGCCGTCATTATTTACATCGATCACGACATggacattttctcatttttagATCTGAAAGTGAAAGTTCTGAGCCTTACCCTGGGTGAAACAAGAAAACAGGTGCAGGTAAAGCTACTTTCGTAACAAGACGTGTTTATTCACGCAGTGATGGCAGCAGGTTAGCTAGCAGTCATGTATACGTATCAAGGCTGTGTCTCAGCTGcacgttagcattagcatttagcttaaCAGGTGCACCCTTTGCTACGCTCTGTTGCGTGTTAGTTTCGTTTTAATGTCACGAAATGTACTCAAAATGTCGTATGaggctattaaaaaaaatccatgttcATATTCAAAACTCGAACCGACGGAAATTGGAATTTTAGAATTGGAACCGGCGGCTTTCCAACAAAAAACGACGTGTTTCACTTGGGAAAAGATCCAGGAAGTCgcaaaaaaaatccagatttcTTTTGAAGGAGTTTTTTTAGAGGTACACCGAACAGTGTTAAAAATCGGAATTTAAGTGTGGCGTGGGTTTTAGAAGATATGATCTTGtccattgacaacatttaaTTGCTGCACAAATCACGGACGCGATATGAATCCAAAAGAAAAGTACCCGTGACGTCCTACGCTGACGTTACCTCGCAGCTCCGGCGGGAAGTCTGATCAAAACACTCGTTTAGTCTGCTCACCTCTGTCTGGCACTTATTCGGATGTCTTTCAGCGACTCGGGTAACTAAAGCATCGCAGCTGATAGCTGATCGTCGACTATAAAGTAAACATTGTCACGTGGCCTGGACTTTCCCAGCTTGACACGGGTGCGCGTGGTATGAGCATCAGGGAGACCCGGCGAAGGAGTTTAGCTGTGAACAGAACCTTCGGCCCAAAACGTTGGTCCACAAGATATTGGAAACTGAATAACggtgaattttgcagaaactactGATGCCTTTGCGAAATAAATGCATGCAAATCACCAATGTTGCCACTTACAGCTTGTCTCAATACATTGTCGTATAGCACATTGTCCACTAGATGGCGGCATGTCATCTCCAGTTTGCCTGCTGGCCTTTACGTGAACCGATTTCCCAGTCGTTAAGGTTATCTTTTATAAAGGAGTTCACACTTCCACACTGTTACGGAGTGACAAGGAGGAGCGAGGCTATTTTTTAGAGGCGTGGCCTCAGGGACACGAATATAAAGGAAGGGGACTGTGGCCCCCGAGCTTACTTTACAGCATCCCGGTTGCTGTGCACAAGTCAGCAGCTTCACTTTCATCCCCCTAccttccccccccacaaatacacacacacacacacgggcgatATCTTCCATCCTGCAGACCTGTGCAGCGGCAGCTGGGATGTCGAACTCGGAGAGGGTAGTGTTGGCCCTTGGAGGAGCGGGCACGGTTGGCTCTGGGATAGTGAAAGCGCTGCTGGACAAAGGTAAGCTGGCCAAGGCTCCACTTGGAGACACTAATAGAAGCTTCCTCTATTGCTTTGTCTGGAAATAGGATCAAGATGCTCTTTGAAGAAGATCAAGACTTGCATGTGTGGGTTGCCTCTGGCATCCCAGTGAATCTGGAGTCTTTCCAAACGCTCCTCATGCACAGGTGACCAGGATAATGTGCAGGGAATACTTTGCTGAACCTTTGAGTCCGATTGAGATTTGACTATTGATTTGATGCTGATGCCGTGTATACGTGTATAGATTCTGGGCGTTCGTCTCCACGCGCTGCACTAATTTGCTGTGATGTATTGCGCGTCCACAATGAGCCGGCTGGTTTTTCgaacctttaaataaaaaaatctcgATGAACATCAACTTTTtctaaatggcattttttaaagaaaactgcGATATTGTTCTGGGCTCTTGGTTCCTGGTGGTTTCAGTAACCACACTGCCATCCACGTGTCCCATTCTGCTGCCTGTGCATGAACCGGGGAGGAGACGGGCCTGCATGCTGCCAGGGGAGGGCCCTGGATGTTGGACTTCTCGTTGTCCTCTGCTGCTCGCATTGAGCAGAAAGTGACCAGCCGCCTCTCGGTCACGTGATGGCCTTGATGAACCCATTTAGACAGTGCAGGCCTGTTAGGGAATGTTCATTTTCTTCAGTAAGGgattcattttgattcattCAATGTGTGTCTTGTGTTGGAAGGGTTCAAGGTCGCAGTGATTTCCAGGGACAGCAGCCGGCTGGAGAGGCTCCAAACTTTCGTGTCTCCCAGTACAAAGGATAACCTCACCACCCTAGTGGGGAATGTGGGTAAGTCGGGTTTGGCAGCTCTCCACTCAAC
It contains:
- the pdf gene encoding peptide deformylase, mitochondrial, with the protein product MNQTSCVFLLQFSRGGLAAAGRRAGASARVPPAPRGHSYSSSVKVRPYLRYIKRKILPHPSPPYSHVCQVGDPVLRVHAAPVDPAAVSSPEVQKVINTMVRVMRQLECVGLSAPQIGVPLRILGLEYPERMLRESLPASRDLLGLSVQPLRIFVNPQLTVLDRRTALFQEACESISGFSAAVPRYLSVGVSGLNEKGEAVTWRASGWPARILQHEMDHLDGVLYVDRMDSKTFINISWQEHNE
- the spata2l gene encoding spermatogenesis associated 2-like, with amino-acid sequence MNVSRQRAGDLVAAYSHSLEQQIVGRGSNLVCRDEEVWIQAEDLLKDGNAQEAHCLGLDPLRVMAESLAAAGGAAGAGRARTGGGLQGLDKAFEVLEQAALNLYLGPWRDEYKVVKMYSGMFTHFIKPVLSMPQVEKLFGLLGYQPSSSRNEQLRLQAPAVGPASPYDLLCLSCAFFLARCECCLLRTALGKHVGEAQWELSVVRERQRGYSLQAALDNTKKSLASNQPLMQPYDGEAEVDLYTDEHIKGGQREVVLHDDESPHSLTWAAQSSASAPAAKAHSNGVKSLSSASPREHICVSKLDCQLTKAEPAEPEPTRDPPAGARQGRRPRGESRFDKADSQARSLQVGAMGFCRMEACSVFDQTPPPCLGRCVDCNATHDVNGASFQPCYVDKPDGEEAREFGPLSPQGGSLGLSAAGASPPLSGGSVAMSSLALCSDPKAMMPPRHPFAYHECCDRAHPDPLALCISCGVFHAGSCRQIDFCQMHHDIKPLGVCSCGRECSRKPLVLCRYCGNEYCSNCWYRSPVVCSCGQTFDQSSPV